Below is a genomic region from Sander vitreus isolate 19-12246 chromosome 15, sanVit1, whole genome shotgun sequence.
AGGGGCAGCGTCAGTCAGGGGGATCGGTGCTACGCATTGCCCTTTTTCAAAGATGTGGAGAGGGATGtaagagaagaggaagatgacCTCTCAGCAGCTGACTCTGTCAGCACTGAGGGAATAATCTTTTACAATGAAGTACGTTCTGTTTTAAGTCTACTTTCTGTCTCGGTTTAAAATTATGTTCAACCACAATAACTTATTCTCTCTTATTCTATCAGAAAATCCAGCCTGTGGACTACAAATACAAGGAAGGGAGGGAGTATGTCCTCTCACAGTTTATCAAGGAGGGCTCCTATGGTGAAGTACACAGTGCTCAAGATGTCAACACAGGCTTCAAATTTGCTGTCAAAAAGGTAACGCAGAGCAAATTGCCCTCttagttttttccccccactgcCTAGTTTTGAAGTGTGCTCACTCTTTTGTTCCATCCTCTTCTCACAGATAGCCCTGAAGAGGTCCATCAGTGAGGAGGTGGGTGCGTGGAGTGCCCTCAGATCTCCTCGTGTGGTGAAACTCTTTGGAGTGGTCAGAGAGGGGCCTAACGTTGTCCTCTTCATGGACCACAAATCTGGTAAACAAACCTCACTTCTGCCTTTTACACGCATCACATTCTGCCAGTGCTCACTGCTGATGTTGAGATTGAGGGTTAGGGTGGAAATTGTTGGGTGATATGTGATGAATTAAGCGCAAACACATGAGAATAATGaagattacagaaaaaaatggaTGTGATTAGTGTTGAGATGTGGAAGTGGGTGGTTCTGGGACGCTGGAAATGACTGTTGAGCTTCCTTAAAGTGTTATGGTCCAAATTACACCAAACAACTGTGATGGGAGATGCCTGCTCGATAATCGCAATGACATACCTCACACTTTTCCTTTGTCAACAAATACCAGGCCATAATAGAAGGAATAGTTGAATCAGACACTGTAAATGGCTAAATATTAACAAGACATAGTCTTTATCCTGGTCTGACCTCATCTGTTATTCCAGGCTCTGTGGGCCAGCTGATAACAGAGCGCGGCCGGCTGCCAGAGGACCTAAGTCTCCACTACCACTCGCAAATCTTAACAGCACTGGAGTACTTGGGGAAGAAAAAAGTGGTGCATCTGGACATTAAAGGTACGTTATACAACGGGATATTTTGACAATTTCTTTTTCAGTTAAACTAATGTTCAAGTCACGTGGCCAGTTAGCTCAGTTGCTCCGCACATAtccagaggtttattcctcgacgcagaaggtccagggttggagtctgacctgtgacggttttcctgcatgtctttcccccccctctctctctcccctttcatatctcagctttcctatccaataaaggcagaaatgcccaaaaatgtaaaaaaataaataaaataaaactaatgtTCAAGTCTAATCTGAGTTACACTGAAAAGTGAAAACACGAATGGTTAAGATGTCATAAAGAAAACTGATTTGAACTCTTGAGTGTGTATCCTTCAGCCACATAGTTACTGATGCTTGACATATCTAAGTCATAACAAAAAATCCTCCCACAGTTTTCTAAagacaaacattaaacattaaaagacATAATGTAGTACTGTTATTTCATTTAGTCCTGAACCCACTGGGTTTAACCTCAGATTAACCATCATCATTAGTTTATTCTAATCGTTTTAAGAACTAAGCTATCTAAAGTATTTGAGTAATTTTCAGTATATGaaattttctgaaatgcaacaaAAGCAAGAAGCAAATTTTGGTactttttcccccaaaaaacaCATGGGTGAAAACTAAATGTTTATCTCTTTACTGTTTACAAGTTAATAATGGATTGTAATAATCTTGTGTCCTCCTTGATTTTGCCACTTCTTGatcttgtaaatgtttttttttatacagtctactCTAGAGCGACAAATtatctaaaatgtaaatgtaaagacTTAAAAAGCTCAGATATTGGCATCAGCCCATAAACACTTTTAAGATGAGTTTTAACAGCCGTAATTGTACGGATCAAATTAGCACAATAGTAATAACAGTAAAACTAAATGTGTCAGCTTGACTTTTACTTGTTGTGGTACCtagtggaaaacaaaaacatacagagAGAATAAGTCAGATTTAGTTCTCAACTGAggattttgtgtctttgtgtgcagCTGTTGTGTGGAACACAAGTGTCACGTATACAGTAGATCCTCAGCACCTGTGTTGTGAAACCAGACTACCACAGAGAAGACGGGCTGGGAATTTCCCACAGTGTGACTCACCGCTGCTCTTCAGAGGCGGCGCGTATGCACAGAATCAGGAGAGCAAGAAGGAAAGGGAGAACGAAACAGAGAGGGGGGATGGGACGAGGAGCAGGAAGTAGTTAgcgagagaagagagagagaactaaGTACAGAGTcagaaaaaagacagaagatgaaaataaagtataaaaaaagaggaaagagaaaaaaagagaactaAGTTAGAGGAAACAAAACATAGACTTAAACAGGAAGACAAACGGGATTGTGCTGTTGCAGCTCAGGCGCCACCTGGTGTCTGTAATGCGTCAGGGTGACGCCAAATCTCTTTATCTGCTACCTGTTTGCTACTAGACTCCACGTTCATTCCTTATTAAAGTGTTTTCTACAGCAGCTGTCCCTTGGTGACGTTATTTTTCCATCTTATTGTGCTCCTTTGTCTGTCGACTGTTTTGCGTCTGTGCAGCTGCCCTGTTTCTAATTATGTCATCAACAACTACACAAGTCATGGAAAGCAGTGCTAATGCAGTGGATTATTGACTCTGCTTGCTTCCCACAGCTGACAATGTGTTGCTGTCGGAGGACGGTAGAGACACCTTCCTGTGTGACTTCGGACACGCAGAGAGGCTCAACAATCAGGGACAGAGCCTCAGTGGGTCCAAAGGTAAATACTGTGCGACTATAGCGATTCCGTTAAGAAGATGGGTCATTTATCCACTTCGGTGTATTAAGTCATTGTTTTCCCAATGTAATTCAATGCAGATCTGAAGGGCACAGAGACCCACATGGCCCCTGAGATTGTAAAAGGGGAACCCCGCGGAGCCAAAGCAGATGTGTGGAGCAGCTGCTGTATGTTACTGCACATGCTCAATGCGTGTCAACCTTGGACAAGATACTACACCTGTAGACTTTACCTGAAGGTATACTTCACAGACACCACACCCCGCTGTTTCATCGCCGATGCGCAGTCCACTCTTCACAATATTCACACCAGACTTTGTGATGGTTACAGATTGCTAACGAGCCTCCGCCTCTGAGGGAGATCCCGCCTGACTGTAGCCCTCTCACAGCTGACGTTATCAAGGCGGGACTTCAGAAGGATCCAGCCAAGAGAGCATCAGCATCGGATCTCAAAGTAAAAACTGCCAGAGCTCTGAAAGAAGGTAACTAAACCTGTACGGTGTTCATATCAATGCAAGCGGTGCAGCCATACACACAGCCATACATACACAGGTAAATAAATTAAGCAAATAACAAATGACGGGGGAATTGGTTATTGTGCGTTTCCATAATAATGGCGGTATAACAAAAAAAGCTATGTATTGTAGCCCCACTTTCCTTTTGTAGAGACCTGATAAATAATGTTGCATTAGGATTTTTACTAAAAACGAGATCTGTGCTTTACCGTCTTGTCTTAGACTCATGTTCAATATCTTTTAAGAGCAATaataactgtaaataaaaatattgatttctttttaatccgaaaaatgtttttgtcaattgtTAAGAGAAACTGTAGTAAGAAAATCAACCTGAGactataattatatatatatatatatatatatatatatatatatatatatatttatttcaaaaagaAATGACCCCCTCGATGCATCATCCTCAGACCTatgtattgtgtttgtgtgattgcAGTGGGAGGACTCACCAGCCCAGTGAAGGGACCCTACACAGAGCCACTATATATCACAAACAAACCTCCTGACTCCCTGCAACTTAGCAACAGCAGCTTTAACTATGAGAATGATGATGACCATCAAGAGTCTGTGAAAGTGATCACAACGGGGAGGACGGAGAAactggatgatgatgatgatggcgaTGAAGATAAGAAGGCTGGTTGTAATGAGTCAAAGCGAGACTCACTTTTCTGTCCACAAACGCTGATCTCTGAGCCGAACCACAAGAGGGGCAACAAGATCACCACTGTGCCTGAACTTGAGCTACGTAAACTGGAGCGAGGTGAGGTTTCTCTCAGTGTTCTGCTTACTTTCTTTCGTGTCTTAAATGTTTGACCCTACTCATTGTTTTCCTTCTCGTTTGCAGATTTCTACCTGAGCAGTCTGTCCCAGCTCCACTCCGCTGAGATGCAGGAGCAGCTCTTGTCTTGTCTTAGCA
It encodes:
- the map3k14a gene encoding mitogen-activated protein kinase kinase kinase 14, translated to MAVRQRIFNSTAPFSGSSQAELKGSYSPCSAADQEAEEEEEEGKSSKMDFGFNPLINRVLTYGTAEQVGEMPRKTSTFIAQAECETQDSQELCTSCFDRFVPSPNCFISSISSEHNNVACPTTASIQEPGSSSAQLTPRKKIRKRQKRKCKKKLEKEKQRHRHRMPSGVPEQESGSSLVRILESSSLGGRSHISTSCCSSIESSEEQDRGPSLYIRQIYNTGSSCSPLNWDTVSSLHSYGQDSDSDSLSNLGDCSLALAGLRGSVSQGDRCYALPFFKDVERDVREEEDDLSAADSVSTEGIIFYNEKIQPVDYKYKEGREYVLSQFIKEGSYGEVHSAQDVNTGFKFAVKKIALKRSISEEVGAWSALRSPRVVKLFGVVREGPNVVLFMDHKSGSVGQLITERGRLPEDLSLHYHSQILTALEYLGKKKVVHLDIKADNVLLSEDGRDTFLCDFGHAERLNNQGQSLSGSKDLKGTETHMAPEIVKGEPRGAKADVWSSCCMLLHMLNACQPWTRYYTCRLYLKIANEPPPLREIPPDCSPLTADVIKAGLQKDPAKRASASDLKVKTARALKEVGGLTSPVKGPYTEPLYITNKPPDSLQLSNSSFNYENDDDHQESVKVITTGRTEKLDDDDDGDEDKKAGCNESKRDSLFCPQTLISEPNHKRGNKITTVPELELRKLERDFYLSSLSQLHSAEMQEQLLSCLSSDPYSTWEPLDKKDSGRWSLSPGDDFSSGVFSYNSQPDVQVSSMDFLSHTQLPPPCCFEGVDVCIRDFNKRSIRIRETRRVKVGHIATGISDQISERVFTLETQQGQQVAHDEEVQDSGLKLNCVPAPDFSSAWRWRIRDGVLETR